In [Clostridium] cellulosi, one genomic interval encodes:
- a CDS encoding acetyltransferase (High confidence in function and specificity), with amino-acid sequence MLFKTVIEVPISHVGTEPIETEHLLLRRFVESDAKDIFNNWASDPEVTKHLSWKTHKNIRTTKKVLNNWLKLYKNPDFYQWAITVKGTESPVGCINIHTAHIKSCGEVGYCLSRKYWNKGIMTESLKAVIDFGFNRIGFERIQAYHKIDNVASGRVMEKAGMVQEGILRKYGEGSDGSLYDCVMYSITK; translated from the coding sequence GTGCTGTTTAAGACGGTGATTGAAGTGCCAATAAGCCATGTAGGGACAGAACCAATAGAAACGGAGCATCTTCTGCTTCGTCGGTTCGTGGAAAGCGATGCAAAGGACATTTTCAATAATTGGGCATCAGACCCGGAGGTAACTAAGCATTTGTCCTGGAAAACGCACAAAAATATTCGCACCACAAAAAAGGTTCTCAACAACTGGCTAAAGTTATATAAGAATCCTGATTTTTATCAGTGGGCTATTACTGTTAAGGGTACAGAAAGCCCTGTTGGGTGCATTAATATCCACACTGCCCATATCAAAAGTTGCGGCGAGGTAGGTTACTGCCTGTCAAGAAAGTACTGGAATAAAGGCATAATGACCGAATCTCTGAAAGCCGTAATAGATTTCGGATTTAACAGAATCGGTTTTGAAAGGATACAGGCTTATCATAAAATTGATAATGTGGCATCGGGACGCGTTATGGAGAAAGCAGGTATGGTGCAGGAGGGTATCTTGCGAAAATATGGGGAAGGCAGCGACGGAAGTCTGTACGACTGTGTAATGTATTCAATCACTAAATGA
- the polC gene encoding DNA polymerase III PolC-type (High confidence in function and specificity), whose protein sequence is MAESKSIPQIFVKAAPKGETAEILNNTKILEMSISREDRQIDVTAEFDKIIPFSLLHQYEIDVAKAYGLNAIKIYPRYDSSLFCERSFFEVIEQLKASIATINGFFNGSECEADGDILRIKLKNGGADILKSSHCDSEISRLIAEQYGLKFNIEFIELEKEQLPPWEEPLPQQQVSAPEKPAPKKESKPEKKETAPKKAKTYTAQPPEWLKFDPSSAVCVLGREIKKPPVRLDSVTLESGRVVVCGDVFTFDSRETRDGSKYIITFNITDYTSSNTVKVIQDKKKAEPLLEAVKNGVTVLVCGDVSYDKYDREIAIRALDISTVKKIDDRTDNAPQKRVELHLHTTMSSMDAVTPAAEYIKRAAAWGHKAIAITDHGVAQAFPDAMNAREELEKSGKEIKVIYGIENYFVDDMAPAVFGEDDTPFDGEFIAFDLETTGLSREKDRITEIGAVRIKGGEIVEEFDTFVNPGRHIPENITQLTGIDDEMVKDAPSDKEAVEKFFEFCGNAPLVAHNAAFDAGFIRAALERNGIKRDFTYIDSIPICRTLYPELKSYRLNIVAKYLKLPPFNHHRACDDARELGEIFKILLTELEQKRGVKSVKDINGALCGEDVKKMRSYHQILLVKNAVGLKNLYKLISKSHLDYFYKKPKIPRSLLMQYREGLLVGSACEAGEVFRAILDGKPENELRKIASFYDFLEIQPLGNNAFLLREGRVKDEKALQDINRTIVRLGEELGKPVVATGDVHFIDEKDKVFREILMTGQGYTDADNQPPLYFRTTEEMLKEFEYLGPEKAYEVVVTNPNKIADMIEQVRPIPKGNYPPSLEGADEELQRITWNKAKEIYGDPLPDIVKNRLQRELDSIIKHGFAVLYMIAQKLVAKSESDGYLVGSRGSVGSSFVATMSGITEVNPLPPHYVCPKCKYSEFITDGSVGSGFDLPEKMCPKCGEKLEGNGHDIPFETFLGFDGDKSPDIDLNFSGEEQPTAHKYTEVLFGKGHVFRAGTIASVAEKTAYGFVLKFLEQKGKVLHKAEELRLAKGCTGVKRTTGQHPGGMIVVPRDYEIYDFTPVQHPADDPDSDIITTHFDFNSLHDTILKLDILGHDVPTLYKHLEDLTGIDVMSVPMNDPKVMKLFTSTEPLGVTPEEIGSETGTLSLPEMGTKFVRQMLIESQPKTFSDLLQISGLSHGTDVWIGNAQELIKNGICTISEVVGTRDSIMTYLMHKGVEPKHAFKIMEIVRKGRAPKLLTEEYINEMKEHNVPQWYIDSCMKIKYMFPKAHAAAYVIAAIRLGWYKVYRPLEYYAAYFTVRGGDFDASIVLGGKEQVKAKMNEIINKGKEATAKELDLFTTLEIVNEAYARGISFLPVDIYKSDATKFLVEDGKIRVPLNSLKGLGDSVAKSIAAAREKGPFISQDDLSARGGASKSVIEMLEQAGALGDLPKTSQITFF, encoded by the coding sequence ATGGCGGAAAGCAAGAGCATTCCTCAAATCTTCGTCAAGGCAGCACCGAAAGGTGAAACAGCAGAGATTCTCAACAATACAAAGATTCTCGAGATGTCGATCTCCCGCGAGGACAGGCAGATAGACGTTACCGCAGAGTTTGACAAAATAATCCCTTTTTCGCTCCTCCATCAATATGAAATTGATGTGGCAAAGGCCTATGGCCTTAATGCAATAAAAATATATCCGCGATATGACAGCTCGCTTTTCTGTGAACGGAGCTTTTTTGAAGTTATCGAACAGCTTAAAGCGTCTATCGCCACAATAAACGGTTTCTTCAACGGCAGCGAATGTGAAGCTGACGGCGATATCTTGCGCATAAAATTAAAAAACGGCGGCGCCGATATACTGAAATCGTCCCACTGTGACAGCGAGATATCGCGTCTTATTGCGGAACAGTACGGACTGAAATTTAATATAGAATTTATTGAGCTGGAAAAAGAGCAACTGCCACCGTGGGAGGAGCCGCTGCCCCAACAGCAGGTTTCCGCCCCAGAAAAACCGGCGCCGAAAAAGGAAAGCAAACCAGAAAAGAAGGAAACAGCGCCGAAAAAAGCGAAAACCTATACTGCGCAGCCACCTGAGTGGCTCAAGTTCGACCCTTCAAGCGCGGTATGCGTTTTGGGGCGCGAAATCAAAAAGCCTCCTGTAAGGCTCGACAGTGTAACGCTTGAGTCAGGGCGGGTGGTCGTCTGCGGTGATGTTTTTACATTTGATTCAAGAGAAACACGCGACGGCTCAAAATACATAATCACTTTCAATATAACCGATTACACCTCTTCAAATACGGTAAAAGTTATACAGGATAAGAAAAAGGCCGAACCGCTGCTCGAGGCGGTAAAGAACGGCGTTACTGTACTTGTCTGCGGCGACGTTTCCTATGACAAGTACGACCGCGAAATAGCGATCCGTGCGCTGGATATTTCCACTGTCAAAAAGATCGATGACAGAACCGATAACGCACCTCAAAAGCGTGTCGAACTCCACCTGCATACTACAATGTCTTCTATGGACGCTGTAACCCCAGCGGCAGAGTATATTAAACGTGCGGCTGCATGGGGTCACAAGGCTATTGCCATAACAGACCACGGCGTGGCGCAGGCGTTCCCGGATGCCATGAATGCCCGGGAAGAACTCGAAAAGTCCGGCAAGGAAATCAAAGTCATTTACGGGATTGAGAATTATTTTGTCGATGACATGGCGCCGGCTGTATTTGGTGAGGACGACACGCCGTTCGATGGAGAATTCATAGCTTTTGACCTTGAGACGACAGGGCTTTCCCGTGAGAAAGACCGCATAACCGAAATAGGCGCAGTCCGCATAAAAGGCGGGGAAATTGTTGAGGAATTCGACACCTTCGTAAATCCCGGCCGCCATATACCTGAAAACATAACACAACTCACCGGCATTGACGACGAGATGGTAAAAGACGCCCCCTCTGACAAAGAGGCGGTCGAAAAATTTTTCGAGTTCTGCGGCAACGCGCCTTTGGTGGCACACAATGCGGCATTTGACGCAGGATTTATCCGCGCGGCCCTCGAAAGAAACGGCATAAAGCGTGATTTTACCTATATAGATTCAATCCCGATATGCCGCACGCTCTATCCAGAACTGAAAAGCTACAGGCTCAATATAGTCGCAAAATACTTAAAACTGCCGCCGTTCAATCATCACAGAGCCTGTGACGACGCAAGGGAACTCGGCGAGATTTTCAAAATTCTGCTCACTGAACTTGAACAAAAGCGCGGCGTAAAATCAGTAAAGGATATAAACGGGGCATTATGCGGCGAAGATGTCAAAAAAATGCGCTCATATCATCAGATTCTGCTGGTGAAAAACGCCGTCGGGCTTAAAAACCTTTACAAGCTTATCTCAAAAAGCCATCTCGACTATTTTTATAAAAAGCCTAAGATTCCGCGCAGCCTGCTTATGCAGTACCGCGAGGGACTGCTGGTCGGCAGCGCCTGCGAAGCGGGCGAAGTCTTCCGCGCCATACTGGACGGAAAGCCTGAAAACGAGCTGCGCAAAATCGCCTCTTTCTATGATTTTCTTGAAATACAGCCCCTCGGAAACAATGCCTTTTTGCTCCGTGAGGGCAGGGTCAAAGACGAAAAGGCGCTTCAAGATATAAACCGCACGATTGTAAGGCTCGGCGAAGAGCTGGGCAAGCCTGTCGTAGCGACGGGCGACGTTCACTTTATTGATGAAAAGGACAAGGTATTCCGCGAAATTCTGATGACGGGCCAGGGTTATACTGACGCGGACAATCAGCCTCCCCTTTATTTCCGCACCACAGAGGAAATGCTCAAGGAATTTGAGTACCTCGGGCCGGAAAAGGCATATGAGGTTGTTGTTACAAACCCGAACAAAATCGCTGATATGATAGAACAGGTGCGCCCGATACCAAAGGGCAACTATCCTCCATCCCTTGAAGGGGCTGACGAAGAGCTTCAGCGGATAACATGGAACAAGGCAAAGGAAATCTACGGCGACCCGCTTCCGGATATCGTGAAAAACCGGCTCCAAAGAGAGCTTGACTCCATCATCAAGCATGGCTTCGCTGTACTTTACATGATTGCGCAGAAACTTGTCGCAAAATCCGAGAGCGACGGATACCTTGTCGGCTCCCGTGGTTCCGTCGGTTCCTCCTTTGTCGCGACCATGTCCGGCATAACGGAAGTCAATCCCCTGCCGCCGCATTATGTCTGCCCAAAATGCAAATACAGCGAATTCATCACGGACGGCAGCGTCGGCAGCGGCTTCGACCTGCCGGAAAAGATGTGCCCTAAATGCGGCGAAAAGCTGGAAGGCAACGGGCACGATATACCTTTTGAGACCTTCCTCGGGTTCGACGGCGACAAGTCCCCTGATATCGACCTTAACTTCTCCGGTGAGGAACAGCCGACCGCTCACAAATACACCGAAGTGCTTTTCGGCAAGGGACATGTTTTCCGCGCCGGAACAATAGCCTCTGTCGCCGAAAAAACCGCCTATGGCTTCGTCCTGAAGTTCCTTGAGCAGAAGGGCAAAGTGCTCCACAAGGCGGAGGAGCTGCGGCTTGCAAAAGGCTGCACCGGCGTCAAGCGGACTACTGGCCAGCACCCGGGCGGCATGATTGTCGTGCCGCGGGATTACGAGATATATGACTTTACACCTGTCCAGCACCCCGCTGACGACCCGGATTCAGATATTATTACAACGCACTTCGACTTCAACTCTCTGCATGACACAATCCTGAAGCTCGATATTCTCGGCCATGATGTGCCGACGCTTTACAAGCACCTTGAGGATTTGACAGGCATTGACGTTATGTCTGTTCCTATGAACGACCCCAAGGTAATGAAGCTGTTTACCTCAACCGAGCCCCTCGGGGTAACCCCGGAGGAAATAGGCAGCGAGACCGGCACGCTTTCGCTGCCTGAGATGGGCACAAAATTCGTGCGCCAGATGCTTATTGAATCACAGCCCAAGACCTTCTCCGACTTGCTTCAGATATCAGGACTTTCGCACGGCACAGATGTATGGATCGGCAACGCGCAGGAGCTTATCAAAAACGGCATCTGCACAATATCCGAGGTTGTCGGAACGCGTGACAGCATAATGACATATCTGATGCACAAAGGCGTTGAGCCAAAGCACGCATTTAAAATCATGGAAATAGTGCGTAAGGGCCGCGCGCCGAAACTGCTGACCGAGGAATATATCAATGAAATGAAGGAACACAATGTACCCCAGTGGTATATCGACTCCTGCATGAAGATAAAATATATGTTCCCGAAGGCACACGCTGCCGCTTATGTCATCGCGGCCATACGGCTCGGCTGGTACAAAGTCTATCGCCCCCTCGAATACTATGCCGCGTATTTCACCGTCCGCGGTGGCGATTTTGACGCAAGTATTGTGCTGGGCGGCAAAGAACAGGTCAAGGCCAAGATGAACGAGATTATAAACAAGGGCAAAGAAGCAACGGCGAAGGAGCTTGACCTCTTCACCACCCTCGAAATTGTAAACGAGGCTTATGCCCGCGGCATAAGTTTCCTGCCCGTCGATATATACAAGTCTGACGCGACAAAATTCCTTGTGGAGGACGGAAAAATCCGCGTACCGCTCAATTCGCTCAAAGGGCTGGGTGACAGCGTCGCAAAAAGTATTGCGGCGGCACGCGAAAAAGGCCCGTTTATCTCACAGGATGACTTATCAGCCCGCGGCGGGGCGTCAAAGAGCGTCATCGAAATGCTGGAACAGGCAGGCGCCCTCGGAGATTTGCCCAAAACAAGCCAGATTACGTTTTTCTGA
- a CDS encoding hypothetical protein (Family membership): MIITNIKLQKNKRYAVYIDGKYALSVDARTLAESCLSEGDEITQSQLEKLASIAGDRAANDRAMNILSYRDHSKEELRRKLIRTVGEERAEKAVEHMEELGLIDDTKYAEKLAHELLDRRLMGEARALFEMTKRGIDRETALCAIENAESDPVDRIIKFLSKKYPQWKEDEKVRRRAMAALSRNGFKWEDISKAIDEF; this comes from the coding sequence ATGATTATAACAAACATAAAGCTCCAGAAAAACAAGCGATATGCCGTTTACATAGACGGTAAATATGCTCTTTCAGTTGACGCGCGCACGCTTGCGGAATCTTGTCTTTCAGAAGGCGACGAGATAACGCAGAGCCAGCTCGAAAAACTTGCCAGCATAGCTGGCGACAGGGCCGCCAACGACAGGGCCATGAACATCCTGTCATACCGCGACCATTCAAAGGAAGAACTGCGCCGGAAACTCATCCGCACAGTCGGTGAAGAACGGGCCGAAAAGGCCGTTGAACATATGGAAGAGCTTGGCCTTATTGATGATACCAAATACGCTGAAAAGTTAGCCCATGAGTTGCTCGACAGGCGGCTCATGGGCGAAGCTCGTGCGCTTTTTGAAATGACCAAGCGCGGCATCGACCGCGAAACGGCCCTCTGCGCCATAGAAAACGCAGAATCGGACCCAGTTGATAGGATTATCAAGTTTTTGTCGAAAAAATACCCGCAGTGGAAAGAAGACGAAAAGGTTCGCCGCCGCGCCATGGCGGCGCTTTCACGCAACGGGTTTAAGTGGGAAGATATCAGCAAGGCAATCGACGAGTTTTAA
- the recA gene encoding Protein RecA (High confidence in function and specificity), translated as MNDKKKLDDKKLSDKQKAIETAIANIEKQFGKGAVMKLGQNAAMNVEAISTGSLSLDLALGIGGVPKGRIVEIYGPESSGKTTVALHIIAEAQKQGGEAAFIDAEHALDPVYAKNLGVDVDSLLVSQPDTGEQALEIAEALVRSNAIDVIVIDSVAALVPRAEIQGEMGDSHVGLQARLMSQALRKLAGVLAQSKCVAIFINQLREKVGVVYGNPEVTTGGRALKFYASVRIDVRRQEAIKVGSEVIGSHTRARVVKNKVAPPFKEAEFDILYGTGISKEGEILDLAVKLDIVQKSGSWFSYGENRLGQGRENVIQLLRNDEKLRNELEAKVRSNADKLNSAFKNIKFKAATEPAPLKVESTSKSATSKSIDIEADDI; from the coding sequence ATGAACGACAAAAAAAAGCTTGATGACAAGAAATTATCTGACAAGCAAAAGGCAATTGAAACCGCTATCGCAAATATTGAAAAACAGTTTGGAAAGGGCGCAGTGATGAAACTCGGCCAAAATGCGGCAATGAATGTTGAGGCCATTTCAACAGGTTCACTGTCGCTGGATCTTGCTCTCGGCATAGGCGGCGTACCGAAAGGCCGTATCGTCGAAATATACGGCCCGGAATCTTCGGGTAAAACAACCGTTGCACTGCATATAATCGCAGAAGCACAGAAACAAGGCGGTGAAGCGGCATTCATTGACGCGGAGCATGCCCTTGACCCCGTTTATGCCAAGAACCTCGGGGTTGATGTTGACTCACTGCTGGTGTCACAGCCGGATACCGGAGAACAGGCGCTTGAAATCGCCGAAGCGCTCGTCCGGAGCAATGCCATTGACGTTATCGTCATCGACTCGGTCGCGGCCCTTGTCCCCCGCGCTGAGATTCAAGGCGAAATGGGCGACTCCCACGTGGGGCTTCAGGCAAGGCTCATGTCCCAGGCGCTGCGCAAACTCGCCGGCGTCCTCGCACAGTCAAAGTGTGTCGCGATTTTCATAAACCAGCTCCGTGAAAAGGTTGGCGTTGTTTACGGCAATCCCGAAGTTACAACCGGCGGACGCGCACTGAAATTTTACGCCTCAGTCCGCATAGACGTGAGACGTCAGGAAGCTATAAAGGTTGGGTCCGAGGTAATCGGGTCCCATACACGTGCCCGTGTAGTTAAGAACAAGGTTGCGCCTCCTTTCAAGGAAGCTGAATTCGATATTTTGTATGGTACAGGTATTTCAAAAGAAGGTGAAATACTTGACCTGGCTGTAAAGCTCGATATAGTGCAAAAGAGCGGCTCATGGTTCTCTTATGGCGAGAACAGGCTTGGACAGGGCCGTGAAAATGTCATTCAACTGCTCAGAAACGACGAAAAGCTTAGGAATGAACTTGAAGCAAAAGTCCGCAGCAACGCCGACAAACTTAATTCTGCTTTTAAAAACATCAAATTTAAAGCTGCCACTGAACCCGCTCCGCTGAAAGTGGAATCCACATCAAAATCAGCAACATCAAAAAGCATAGATATTGAGGCCGACGACATTTGA
- the pilT gene encoding Twitching mobility protein (High confidence in function and specificity), producing MSSLEDFLLKAMAMNASDLHITVAVPPMVRINGQLQPLEGVPPLTPEQTRDIVLSMMTPAQAKVLETKGQVDFSYVIPKKGRFRVNVFKQRRSYSAAVRILVQEMPTIDDLGLPSMLKEFVLKPHGLILITGPTGSGKSTTLAAMVDYLNRSKRCHVLTIEDPIEYLHKHNKSIINQREVGDDTSSFSDALRSALREDPDVILVGEMRDLETISTALSAAETGHLVLSTLHTMGAAQTVDRIVDMFPPHQQQQIRMQLASVLQGILTQQLILNKSRTGRVAAFELLIVNDAVRNLIRENKCYQIATVMQNGIKDGMIPMDYCLSRLVMDGKISTSEALNHCSDAETLKHYLSNKGSLRQNYTLSF from the coding sequence ATGTCAAGTCTTGAAGATTTTTTGCTCAAAGCAATGGCTATGAATGCATCTGATTTGCATATAACCGTAGCCGTTCCTCCGATGGTGCGCATAAACGGCCAGCTTCAGCCGCTTGAAGGCGTGCCGCCGCTCACGCCCGAGCAAACCCGTGATATTGTTCTTTCGATGATGACACCCGCCCAAGCAAAGGTTCTCGAGACAAAGGGACAGGTTGATTTCTCATATGTAATTCCCAAAAAAGGGCGTTTCCGTGTTAATGTTTTTAAACAGCGCCGCAGCTATTCTGCCGCTGTGCGCATACTCGTTCAGGAGATGCCGACGATTGACGACCTCGGTCTTCCCTCAATGCTCAAGGAATTCGTCCTAAAGCCCCACGGGCTCATTCTTATCACCGGGCCGACTGGCAGTGGCAAATCCACAACCCTCGCCGCCATGGTAGACTATTTAAACCGCAGCAAACGCTGTCATGTGCTGACGATTGAGGACCCGATTGAATACCTCCACAAACACAACAAAAGCATTATAAACCAGCGGGAGGTCGGCGACGATACGTCAAGCTTTTCCGATGCGCTGCGCAGCGCATTGCGTGAGGACCCCGACGTAATCCTTGTCGGTGAGATGCGTGACCTTGAGACCATTTCGACGGCTCTTTCTGCCGCAGAAACCGGACATCTTGTACTTTCAACCCTCCACACTATGGGCGCAGCACAAACCGTTGACCGCATAGTCGACATGTTTCCGCCCCATCAGCAGCAACAGATACGTATGCAGCTTGCTTCAGTTCTGCAAGGTATCTTAACACAGCAGCTCATATTGAACAAATCAAGAACAGGGCGGGTCGCAGCATTTGAGCTGCTGATTGTCAATGACGCAGTGCGCAATCTGATACGCGAAAACAAATGTTACCAGATTGCAACGGTCATGCAGAACGGCATAAAGGACGGCATGATACCTATGGATTATTGCCTCAGCCGTCTTGTAATGGACGGCAAGATTTCTACCAGTGAGGCGCTAAACCACTGCAGTGATGCAGAAACACTAAAGCATTATCTGAGCAATAAAGGCAGTCTCAGACAAAATTACACACTTTCCTTTTGA
- the tapB gene encoding Type IV pilus assembly protein TapB (High confidence in function and specificity) — MAVKNIPLGQALLDSGLITQEQLEDALSLQKQNGKKLGDILVESGIIDENELMKALETRFKVPFIDLSETRIDNAAPALISEELARKYNVIPIASDDKTLTVATSDPMNFYALDDLKLATNLEIKAVLAAPSAIKNAIGRYYSKKQAEDAAEVLNREFTVENTGGSFREIDERIDNAPVVMLVNSIIQQAVKLGASDIHIEPMEKTTRVRVRVDGVLQNQMTLAGGAHNAVITRFKIMSGMNIAERRLPQDGRIETVVDGRPVDLRLSIMPTVNGEKLVIRILGGTGVLFSKSQLGLSEKNAEIFERLIKSPNGIILVSGPTGSGKTTTLYSILKEFNQPGVNIITVEDPVEYKLPGINQVQVNAKAGLTFASGMRSILRQDPDIIMVGEIRDTETARMAVRAAITGHLVLSTIHTNDAPSTMTRLIDMGIEPYLVSSAVVGVIAQRLVRNICPRCKTAYDPSPHEAEILGLNPGEKLWKGRGCAFCNYMGYKGRTAIHEIMPVDKNARILISYGATSDELREYAVQKGMTTLRQNCAELVKNGTTTIEEMLKVTYNIADE, encoded by the coding sequence ATGGCCGTTAAGAACATACCGCTTGGACAAGCTCTGCTCGATTCGGGGCTGATAACTCAAGAGCAGCTCGAGGATGCACTCAGCCTGCAAAAGCAAAACGGCAAAAAACTCGGCGACATCCTCGTCGAATCCGGCATTATAGACGAAAATGAACTGATGAAGGCGCTCGAAACGCGCTTTAAAGTCCCCTTCATTGACCTCAGCGAGACACGTATTGATAACGCCGCTCCCGCCTTGATATCAGAAGAGCTTGCAAGAAAATATAACGTCATACCAATCGCCTCAGATGATAAAACACTCACTGTCGCCACCAGTGACCCAATGAACTTTTACGCACTTGATGACCTAAAGCTCGCAACCAACTTGGAGATAAAGGCCGTCCTCGCCGCCCCGTCGGCCATAAAAAACGCTATCGGGAGATACTATAGCAAAAAACAAGCCGAAGACGCGGCCGAGGTGTTGAACCGCGAATTCACGGTTGAAAATACCGGCGGCAGTTTTAGAGAAATTGATGAAAGAATCGACAATGCCCCTGTCGTCATGCTGGTCAATTCCATCATTCAGCAGGCGGTAAAGCTCGGGGCAAGCGATATACATATCGAGCCTATGGAAAAGACTACCCGCGTGCGCGTCAGGGTCGACGGCGTTTTACAGAACCAGATGACGCTTGCCGGCGGTGCCCACAATGCAGTCATTACAAGATTCAAAATTATGAGCGGAATGAATATTGCGGAGCGCAGACTGCCCCAAGACGGCAGGATTGAAACCGTAGTTGACGGCCGCCCTGTAGATTTAAGGCTTTCCATAATGCCAACGGTCAACGGCGAAAAACTTGTTATCCGCATTCTCGGCGGCACTGGCGTTCTGTTTTCCAAAAGCCAGCTCGGACTTAGCGAAAAAAACGCTGAAATATTTGAACGCTTAATAAAAAGCCCAAACGGCATTATCCTTGTCTCCGGCCCCACCGGCAGCGGTAAAACCACCACCCTTTATTCCATACTCAAGGAGTTCAATCAGCCCGGCGTAAATATTATAACAGTCGAGGACCCTGTAGAATATAAGTTGCCTGGAATCAATCAGGTTCAGGTAAACGCAAAGGCGGGGCTTACATTTGCCTCTGGCATGCGTTCAATCCTGAGACAAGACCCCGATATCATAATGGTTGGCGAAATACGCGACACCGAGACCGCCAGAATGGCTGTCAGAGCCGCTATAACCGGACATCTTGTGCTTTCAACGATTCATACCAACGACGCGCCCTCGACCATGACAAGGCTTATCGACATGGGAATAGAGCCTTATCTTGTTTCTTCCGCTGTCGTCGGCGTTATCGCCCAGCGCCTTGTGCGCAATATCTGCCCGCGGTGCAAAACCGCTTATGATCCGTCACCTCACGAGGCGGAGATTTTGGGACTCAACCCCGGCGAAAAGTTATGGAAAGGGCGGGGTTGTGCTTTCTGCAACTACATGGGATACAAGGGGCGCACAGCCATACATGAAATAATGCCCGTTGACAAAAATGCCCGCATACTCATAAGCTATGGCGCGACATCGGACGAGCTTCGCGAGTATGCTGTGCAAAAAGGCATGACCACCCTCCGCCAAAACTGTGCAGAACTTGTCAAAAATGGTACGACGACAATTGAGGAAATGCTGAAAGTTACCTATAACATAGCCGATGAATAA
- a CDS encoding prepilin peptidase (High confidence in function and specificity) yields the protein MLYGIFTVLLGLVFGSFLNVCIYRIPKKEPIVFGRSHCMSCGTTLKPIDLVPVFSFIFLGGKCRHCKAKISIRYPLVELLNTGLWISAFYIFGYSFKTLTAFAFISGLIVLSFIDIDTKTIPNGLVIYLLVVGALNCIADNSSPLYGKLIGIFACGLPLLVIALVSRGGMGGGDVKFAFAAGLFLGWQHSLLALFIAFVTGAVFGLVYMLITKKDGKSPIPFAPFLSLGMVISMFFGDSLIRFYLSLFS from the coding sequence ATGTTATATGGCATCTTTACGGTGCTTTTGGGCCTTGTTTTCGGCAGTTTTTTAAACGTTTGCATATATCGCATACCAAAAAAAGAGCCCATCGTATTTGGCCGCTCTCACTGCATGTCATGCGGCACAACCCTCAAACCAATTGACCTTGTACCGGTGTTCAGCTTTATTTTTCTCGGTGGAAAATGCAGACACTGCAAAGCCAAAATTAGTATACGATATCCGTTAGTTGAGCTTCTGAATACGGGGCTGTGGATAAGCGCTTTTTATATATTCGGGTATTCATTTAAAACGCTCACAGCATTTGCTTTTATCTCCGGCCTTATCGTTTTATCGTTTATCGATATTGATACAAAAACAATACCGAATGGCCTTGTCATATACCTTTTGGTGGTCGGTGCGCTCAACTGCATAGCCGACAATTCTTCCCCGCTTTATGGCAAACTCATAGGCATATTCGCCTGCGGGCTGCCTTTGTTAGTTATTGCCCTTGTCAGCCGCGGCGGCATGGGCGGAGGCGACGTGAAATTTGCCTTTGCCGCCGGCCTCTTTCTCGGATGGCAGCATTCCCTTCTCGCCCTTTTTATCGCGTTTGTAACTGGCGCTGTTTTCGGCCTTGTTTATATGCTTATTACGAAAAAGGACGGCAAGTCCCCTATTCCTTTTGCACCGTTCCTATCCCTCGGCATGGTCATTTCAATGTTCTTTGGCGACTCATTGATTAGGTTTTATTTATCTTTATTCAGTTAA